A genomic window from Brassica oleracea var. oleracea cultivar TO1000 chromosome C8, BOL, whole genome shotgun sequence includes:
- the LOC106311149 gene encoding uncharacterized protein LOC106311149 isoform X4, whose translation MTAATTFRGRLTSGKTTNLVMVVTTVDSKIFQENIYLDSNLGVAAIVATRDETMAGIQKRRTGVDCRSSHLPIVLSKSTDQLRSPVSYNKMSGLTFLAPVATGSWKNQGQHCVTTNGYHQMSLVS comes from the exons ATGACAGCTGCCACAACTTTTCGGGGTCGCCTTACCTCAGGCAAGACAACCAACTTAGTCATGGTGGTGACCACGGTGGATTCCAAAATATTTCAAG AAAATATATATTTGGACAGCAACTTGGGAGTTGCAGCGATTGTGGCTACACGTGATGAGACAATGGCTGGAATTCAGAAAAGAAGAACTGGTGTTGATTGCAGATCTTCACACCTACCTATCGTCCTATCCAAGTCCACTGACCAG CTAAGATCGCCTGTGTCTTACAACAAAATGAGTGGTCTTACGTTTCTTGCACCGGTTGCAACAGGAAGTTGGAAAAACCAAGGACAACATTGCGTTACAACAAATGGGTATCACCAAATGTCACTGGTGTCATAA
- the LOC106311149 gene encoding uncharacterized protein LOC106311149 isoform X2, translating to MTAATTFRGRLTSGKTTNLVMVVTTVDSKIFQENIYLDSNLGVAAIVATRDETMAGIQKRRTGVDCRSSHLPIVLSKSTDQVSITLYSVTAAVSKSPLMFPLTPSAKNHEANFLCIAKIACVLQQNEWSYVSCTGCNRKLEKPRTTLRYNKWVSPNVTGVIS from the exons ATGACAGCTGCCACAACTTTTCGGGGTCGCCTTACCTCAGGCAAGACAACCAACTTAGTCATGGTGGTGACCACGGTGGATTCCAAAATATTTCAAG AAAATATATATTTGGACAGCAACTTGGGAGTTGCAGCGATTGTGGCTACACGTGATGAGACAATGGCTGGAATTCAGAAAAGAAGAACTGGTGTTGATTGCAGATCTTCACACCTACCTATCGTCCTATCCAAGTCCACTGACCAGGTGTCCATAACTCTTTATTCTGTTACGGCCGCAGTTTCAAAATCCCCACTAATGTTTCCTCTAACCCCCTCTGCTAAGAATCATGAAGCTAACTTTTTGTGTATAGCTAAGATCGCCTGTGTCTTACAACAAAATGAGTGGTCTTACGTTTCTTGCACCGGTTGCAACAGGAAGTTGGAAAAACCAAGGACAACATTGCGTTACAACAAATGGGTATCACCAAATGTCACTGGTGTCATAAG TTGA
- the LOC106311149 gene encoding uncharacterized protein LOC106311149 isoform X3: protein MTAATTFRGRLTSGKTTNLVMVVTTVDSKIFQENIYLDSNLGVAAIVATRDETMAGIQKRRTGVDCRSSHLPIVLSKSTDQEVGKTKDNIALQQMGITKCHWCHKCYVRLWYWTPNDETYRKRCSLAKGK from the exons ATGACAGCTGCCACAACTTTTCGGGGTCGCCTTACCTCAGGCAAGACAACCAACTTAGTCATGGTGGTGACCACGGTGGATTCCAAAATATTTCAAG AAAATATATATTTGGACAGCAACTTGGGAGTTGCAGCGATTGTGGCTACACGTGATGAGACAATGGCTGGAATTCAGAAAAGAAGAACTGGTGTTGATTGCAGATCTTCACACCTACCTATCGTCCTATCCAAGTCCACTGACCAG GAAGTTGGAAAAACCAAGGACAACATTGCGTTACAACAAATGGGTATCACCAAATGTCACTGGTGTCATAAG TGCTACGTACGTCTGTGGTATTGGACACCAAACGACGAAACTTACCGGAAAAGATGCAGCCTCGCTAAAGGCAAGTAG
- the LOC106311149 gene encoding uncharacterized protein LOC106311149 isoform X1 → MTAATTFRGRLTSGKTTNLVMVVTTVDSKIFQENIYLDSNLGVAAIVATRDETMAGIQKRRTGVDCRSSHLPIVLSKSTDQVSITLYSVTAAVSKSPLMFPLTPSAKNHEANFLCIAKIACVLQQNEWSYVSCTGCNRKLEKPRTTLRYNKWVSPNVTGVISATYVCGIGHQTTKLTGKDAASLKASRQRSRLFAT, encoded by the exons ATGACAGCTGCCACAACTTTTCGGGGTCGCCTTACCTCAGGCAAGACAACCAACTTAGTCATGGTGGTGACCACGGTGGATTCCAAAATATTTCAAG AAAATATATATTTGGACAGCAACTTGGGAGTTGCAGCGATTGTGGCTACACGTGATGAGACAATGGCTGGAATTCAGAAAAGAAGAACTGGTGTTGATTGCAGATCTTCACACCTACCTATCGTCCTATCCAAGTCCACTGACCAGGTGTCCATAACTCTTTATTCTGTTACGGCCGCAGTTTCAAAATCCCCACTAATGTTTCCTCTAACCCCCTCTGCTAAGAATCATGAAGCTAACTTTTTGTGTATAGCTAAGATCGCCTGTGTCTTACAACAAAATGAGTGGTCTTACGTTTCTTGCACCGGTTGCAACAGGAAGTTGGAAAAACCAAGGACAACATTGCGTTACAACAAATGGGTATCACCAAATGTCACTGGTGTCATAAG TGCTACGTACGTCTGTGGTATTGGACACCAAACGACGAAACTTACCGGAAAAGATGCAGCCTCGCTAAAGGCAAGTAGGCAACGTTCGCGACTATTTGCAACATGA
- the LOC106311149 gene encoding uncharacterized protein LOC106311149 isoform X5 has protein sequence MTAATTFRGRLTSGKTTNLVMVVTTVDSKIFQENIYLDSNLGVAAIVATRDETMAGIQKRRTGVDCRSSHLPIVLSKSTDQEVGKTKDNIALQQMGITKCHWCHKLTWLGLWA, from the exons ATGACAGCTGCCACAACTTTTCGGGGTCGCCTTACCTCAGGCAAGACAACCAACTTAGTCATGGTGGTGACCACGGTGGATTCCAAAATATTTCAAG AAAATATATATTTGGACAGCAACTTGGGAGTTGCAGCGATTGTGGCTACACGTGATGAGACAATGGCTGGAATTCAGAAAAGAAGAACTGGTGTTGATTGCAGATCTTCACACCTACCTATCGTCCTATCCAAGTCCACTGACCAG GAAGTTGGAAAAACCAAGGACAACATTGCGTTACAACAAATGGGTATCACCAAATGTCACTGGTGTCATAAG TTGACTTGGCTTGGACTATGGGCATGA